A region of Flavobacterium album DNA encodes the following proteins:
- a CDS encoding sterol desaturase family protein, with protein sequence MGFLIVFIVFFVMEGLTWVIHKYIMHGLLWSLHRDHHDHSNKGNLERNDYFFVIFATPAIVLMYLGAMQDYNYLFYIGMGISLYGMAYFFVHDIFIHQRISFLKNTKNPYLLAIRRAHKQHHKHTQKHDGECYGFLWVPVKYFRMYFNKNQK encoded by the coding sequence ATGGGATTTCTTATAGTCTTTATAGTATTTTTTGTAATGGAAGGCCTTACATGGGTAATCCATAAGTATATAATGCATGGCTTATTATGGTCATTGCACAGGGACCACCATGACCACTCCAATAAAGGCAATCTTGAGCGCAATGATTATTTCTTTGTGATCTTTGCGACACCCGCTATTGTGCTGATGTACCTCGGGGCCATGCAGGATTACAATTACCTGTTTTACATCGGAATGGGCATTTCATTATACGGAATGGCGTATTTTTTCGTGCATGATATTTTCATTCACCAGCGTATAAGCTTCCTCAAAAACACCAAAAACCCTTACTTGCTTGCCATCAGGCGTGCCCACAAGCAGCACCACAAGCACACGCAAAAGCATGACGGCGAATGTTATGGCTTTTTGTGGGTACCGGTGAAATATTTCAGGATGTATTTCAACAAGAACCAGAAATAA
- a CDS encoding phytoene/squalene synthase family protein: MKKLYDELSHHVSKATTRKYSTSFSMGIMALGAELRPAIYAIYGFVRLADEIVDSFHGYNKRELLQRFRQQTTEALDEKISLNPIMNSFQDAVHRYKIGRDLIDQFLKSMEMDLDPVSYNKELYQEYILGSAEVVGLMCLHVFVEGDKAAYDELRPFAMKLGSAFQKVNFLRDMKDDYSVLGRTYFPNVNMEAFNNEVKCSIEQEIREEFAEALIGIRKLPASSRFGVYLAYRYYLSLFRKIRKTPAHKILNSRIRIPNSQKISLMMSSYVQYKVAIV, from the coding sequence ATGAAAAAGTTGTATGATGAACTATCGCACCATGTGAGCAAAGCTACCACACGAAAATACTCTACCAGCTTTTCGATGGGGATTATGGCGCTGGGCGCGGAACTAAGGCCTGCCATCTATGCTATTTACGGGTTTGTACGCCTGGCCGACGAGATCGTGGACAGCTTTCACGGCTACAACAAACGCGAACTGCTGCAGCGTTTCAGGCAACAGACAACCGAGGCGCTGGATGAGAAGATTTCACTTAACCCAATAATGAATTCCTTCCAGGATGCGGTACATCGCTATAAGATCGGGCGCGACCTTATCGACCAGTTCCTGAAAAGCATGGAAATGGACCTTGACCCGGTTTCCTACAATAAAGAGCTTTACCAGGAATACATACTCGGGTCGGCAGAAGTAGTAGGGCTTATGTGCCTTCATGTATTTGTTGAAGGCGATAAAGCGGCCTACGATGAGCTGAGGCCCTTTGCAATGAAGCTGGGCTCGGCGTTCCAAAAGGTGAATTTCCTTCGCGATATGAAAGACGATTACTCAGTCCTGGGGCGAACCTATTTTCCGAACGTGAACATGGAAGCCTTCAATAACGAAGTAAAATGCAGCATTGAGCAGGAGATCAGGGAAGAATTTGCAGAAGCGCTGATAGGGATAAGGAAATTACCGGCATCATCCCGCTTTGGGGTATACCTGGCTTACAGGTATTACCTGTCGCTTTTCAGGAAGATCCGGAAAACACCTGCCCATAAGATATTAAACAGCAGGATACGGATACCTAACAGCCAGAAGATCTCCCTGATGATGAGCAGCTATGTACAGTATAAAGTTGCTATTGTATGA